A DNA window from Melanotaenia boesemani isolate fMelBoe1 chromosome 6, fMelBoe1.pri, whole genome shotgun sequence contains the following coding sequences:
- the nbeal2 gene encoding neurobeachin-like protein 2 isoform X2, with protein MSNHRGGGMASKERLYELWMLYYTKKDVGYLQQWLEAFVASFERLIDVQSLEPRRLEESSSEVPLLPRDVLVFLSTQLWHSALHLSGATELNSNTPHPLLLIKFFIIVCRNMENIDPEKTPSFVFETIKLLNFCLEQLKRGQGDKSCLQTVVQYGLVLCESLFDPYQTWRRRLAGEEVSLLERNKYKFSPLALPEELPALFHESLQESEQIPELLTLRLVHLQGAVISGGKKNGLLSTSPQSVEDLFSVLRVWCCRSSPEPTSTRLPRLTLQCLTAMIHLLHASSPVERQVEIRTILESYFLLLNWNRPLITGHEDKQNWEGSLILLQSQMLTAVPEILQCSDRPVLQAVFLNNNCFEHILRLIQNSKLFQSNRRRPKCEVECDLTTRLLTDVEMDQVWEKESDSITVHALGVLTAIMSNSPSAKEVFKERIGYSQLFDVLKSQGQPTKRLLQELMNMAVEGEHAHAHHLGISNDQPLLLLLQWLPDLSGQRDLQLLVAQWLATVCGGSLSCRTVAVEAGMVGALLQVISQPQSLDRQCADALLGLLQDLGSLCLRPEELKSLLRLLRVDQDRGVAMGTVHPYCTRIIRALSAMAAREGQDSALQYFDLTPPMAGIMVPTVQRWPGSGFAFHAWLCLNMDFPSHHSEFSNNRKPVNSGMGSQHDMGKGPRRKQLYSFFTASGTGLEAFFSMEGVLVVAVCTKKDYMAVALPEYPLADSCWHSVVIVHIPGRRPFGQNLVTIYIDGEQRKTAQLRFPSFSEPFTSCCIGSAGNRTTTTTTSPNLPMSFTSCPSPEFAFPSHAPSLIRSQSFPASFAGGRWGSLADSPVHTIPAGLQDTEWGSPTSLDGLLGTAFICHEALHLTQARALHAAGPNHVSLFKPDGELSDLNNKLLLYYTPQAFKSQICLDLAPNHLYDGRLTGHRVVNWDIKDVVNVVGGIGVLLPLLEQVCEAEQVYNGSQETSDLLGPELTSSRGPAAMLLPLSKSAEGRLERNSIAAFLLMVKNLIRHHPVNQESLLQCHGPSIIGAMLSKVPGNMMDMNVLMACQLLLEQVFNEGNSPLLQQLYQHLLFSFRIWTRSHFAVCLAHVQYLSSVINKSKQRMRRKYGVQYILDTIRTYYSVEKDGSALSDEKQTIQTSLFSLLKDFVKSPTPEELHIILAYILTAGEEKQVVKALDVLYELLRSSPPREQVQTVLLEWGVEQLYCLLLSPTFGDEARERVFRVLYKILKSEKVSERNKQRIKLKDFGYLGLICCLEDIPVTMTTVRCLYEQVLATDASPNFRDLLAVVCLSHRAELTVRLDVCRKLFHLIYSNEDYVKQLAKQPGWQDVLTKLYVKESYEFNAASIADSNTHSSFEPNYRPPLRREQSLVIEDTRTNIFLNYRNSQDIEDEEEEDEGGQRDISEGFSDLSQSPPSGGGGPLKNFRGSLHFKSFDSVDQESHSSSISNAIDITSSRPEDEGRGYQPLSPFGSPFDLEIGGVGESGTHTPAGSLNNTPSPLEHCKPFSPLRPRKSSSLSNVLDDTSYGTDPPTGDTISNTSNPQTPEEELCNLLTNIVFSVLWTGSGAEGAEDVMWRERGQVFSVLTKLGSSCQLVRPPDEIKRSLLEMMLESSLSDLRDAQGVSLPFCPILVRLLRLLQDFLFAEGTDNQTLWSEKIFEGVVNLLDRLQAWHSTPGSPGNTELKEMAQIGLRIITGYIQQQHSQVCVMAYLKLHSLLQTVLCLSWEEVCFLLGQLGAPLWPEGVTDGTNCSQSETFSQLVPIVRTLLDQHADPITLQNLLPNLPITNGSTTFAQDLKAYCCTLEWQGFYQQRVQPTMEQYELDTFGRSHDIMSNFWNSCFDDLMSTAFRRDKDRSDSKSKFQEAIIDPYLKRVRSENNRYLIWQKQNSSQQGVVWQHWKAFRRLFTSERGAWANRVQSEVKWKLSNAETYSKMRLKLVPNYNYDPHREASALRDNMGAESPRSSEPIPLAVAKEAKVSDMEDDQLGEEDLVFLDNKAEGEDESQKEKLVLSEDCELITIVAVVPGRLEVTTHHLYFYDGSSEKEETEEGIGFDFKRPLSQLREVHLRRYNLRRSALELFFIDQAHYFINFRKKVRNKVYSRILGLRPPNLFYFGSRSPQELLKASGLTQKWVCREISNFEYLMQLNTIAGRTFNDLSQYPVFPWVLCDYTSTTLDLNDPSVFRDLSKPIGVVNPRHAQNVREKYESFEDPTGTIDKFHYGTHYSNAAGVMHYMIRMEPFTTLHIQLQSGRFDVADRQFHSVAAAWQARMESPADVKELIPEFFYFPEFLQNMNGFDLGHLQISQDPVTDVVLPRWAASREEFIRKHMKALESEYVSSHLHEWIDLIFGYKQRGEEAVDALNVFYYCTYEGAVDLDAIANENERKALEGIISNFGQTPCQLLKEPHPLRMTAENASRRQARLDTLPPNIFEHLTKLRPFVELVSDGLPLVQAVVPKNQNRSFIIQGSDILVTISSNGLIGTHSWLPYDKSIANYFTFVKDPTITNPKTQRFLAGPFSPGVEISAQVLVVSNDGRLLFSGGHWDCSLRVTQLGKGKLVGRICRHIDIVTCLALDLCGIYLISGSRDTSCIVWQVLQQGGFSSGLSPRPVQILCGHDQEVTCVAISTELDMAVSGSKDGTVIVHTIRRGQFLRTLRPPGDSCKPAQISELQVGMEGHIVVQTSLEESSNRKGKYSIHVYSVNGCLLSSFTMEEQMTALQLVSEYVILGTVQGSIHILDLYSLDALITPLALRVPVRSVSVTKEYSHILVGLQDGKLIVVGAGKPEEVRSGQFSRRLWGSTRRICQVSSGETEYNPTENAGK; from the exons aTGAGCAACCACAGGGGCGGCGGAATGGCATCGAAAGAAAGGTTGTACGAGCTGTGGATGTTGTATTACACAAAG AAAGATGTGGGCTACCTCCAACAGTGGCTGGAGGCATTTGTGGCATCCTTTGAGAGGCTCATTGATGTGCAATCACTGGAACCACGGAG GCTGGAGGAAAGCAGCTCAGAGGTTCCCTTGCTCCCTAGAGATGTTCTGGTGTTCCTTAGCACCCAGTTATGGCACAGTGCACTCCACCTCTCAGGAGCCACCGAGCTCAACAGCAACACCCCTCACCCACTgctcctcatcaagttcttcaTCATTGTCTGCAG GAATATGGAGAACATTGACCCTGAAAAGACTcctagttttgtttttgaaactATCAAGCTTCTGAATTTCTGTTTGGAGCAG ttAAAAAGGGGACAAGGGGATAAGTCGTGCCTGCAGACGGTCGTGCAGTATGGACTTGTGCTCTGTGAGAGTCTTTTTGACCCTTatcagacatggaggagacggCTGGCAGG GGAGGAGGTGAGCTTGCTGGAGAGGAACAAGTATAAGTTTTCCCCACTGGCCTTGCCAGAGGAGCTGCCTGCTCTGTTTCATG AGAGTCTACAGGAAAGCGAGCAGATCCCAGAGCTCCTCACACTCAGACTGGTTCATCTCCAGGGTGCTGTGATCAGTGGAGGAAAG aaaaatgGTCTTCTTTCCACTAGCCCTCAGTCTGTTGAGGACCTGTTCTCTGTACTTCGGGTATGGTGCTGCCGATCCTCCCCTGAACCCACGAGCACCAGACTCCCGCGGCTTACTTTGCAGTGCCTGACAGCGATGATCCATCTTCTGCACGCCAGCAGCCCCGTGGAGCGGCAAGTAGAGATCAGGACAATTCTAGAGAGCTACTTCCTGCTCCTCAACTGGAACAGACCACTCATCACTGGacatgaagacaaacagaactgGGAGGGCAGCCTGATTTTGCTCCAAAGCCAAATGTTAA CTGCTGTTCCTGAGATCCTGCAGTGCTCTGACAGACCAGTCCTGCAGGCGGTCTTCCTCAACAACAACTGCTTTGAGCACATCCTCAGACTGATTCAGAACAGCAAG CTCTTTCAGAGCAACAGGCGTAGGCCGAAGTGTGAGGTTGAGTGTGACCTTACCACGCGTTTACTCACAGATGTCGAAATGGACCAG GTATGGGAGAAGGAATCAGACAGTATTACGGTTCATGCTTTGGGCGTCCTCACAGCTATAATGAGTAACTCACCTTCTGCTAAG GAGGTTTTCAAGGAGAGGATTGGCTACTCCCAGCTGTTTGATGTGTTGAAAAGTCAAGGTCAACCCACCAAAAGGTTGCTGCAAGAGCTGATGAACATG GCAGTGGAGGGGGAACATGCCCATGCTCATCACCTAGGCATCAGCAACGACCAGCctttgctgctgcttctgcagTGGCTGCCTGACCTGTCAGGTCAGAGAGACCTTCAGCTGCTCGTGGCCCAGTGGCTGGCCACTGTATGTGGCGGTTCTCTGTCCTGTCGCACCGTGGCAGTAGAAGCGGGCATGGTGGGGGCTTTGCTGCAGGTGATCTCACAGCCCCAAAGTCTGGACAGGCAGTGTGCAGATGCCCTGCTGGGCCTCCTGCAGGACTTGGGCTCTCTGTGTTTGAGACCAGAGGAACTGAAGAGTCTCCTAAGGCTCCTCAGGGTGGATCAGGACAGGGGTGTGGCAATGGGGACAGTGCACCCTTACTGTACTCGCATCATACGTGCACTCTCAGCCATGGCAGCCAGAGAAGGCCAGGACagtgctttgcaatattttgaTCTTACACCCCCTATGGCAGGTATCATGGTGCCAACAGTCCAACGTTGGCCAGGCAGTGGGTTCGCGTTTCACGCTTGGCTCTGCCTCAACATGGACTTCCCATCTCATCACTCAGAGTTCTCTAACAACCGAAAACCTGTCAACTCTGGCATGGGGAGCCAGCATGATATGGGAAAAGGACCTCGCAGGAAGCAACTCTACAG TTTCTTCACAGCAAGTGGAACTGGACTTGAAGCTTTCTTTTCCATGGAGGGTGTGCTGGTGGTGGCTGTTTGCACTAAGAAAGACTACATGGCTGTTGCTTTGCCAGAGTATCCACTAGCGGACTCATGCTGG CATTCAGTGGTTATTGTTCACATCCCAGGCCGCCGTCCTTTTGGTCAGAACCTGGTAACGATCTACATAGATGGAGAACAGCGTAAAACTGCTCAACTTCGTTTTCCATCTTTCAGTGAG CCTTTTACCTCCTGCTGCATCGGCTCTGCTGGCAACCGgaccactaccaccaccacctctcCAAACCTTCCCATGTCCTTTACTTCCTGTCCATCTCCTGAATTCGCCTTCCCTAGCCATGCCCCTTCTCTCATCCGTTCCCAGTCCTTCCCAGCTTCTTTTGCAGGAGGCCGTTGGGGGTCTTTGGCAGACTCCCCTGTGCACACCATCCCAGCTGGACTACAGGACACAGAGTGGGGATCACCCACATCTCTGGATGGGCTTTTGGGCACTGCCTTCATCTGCCACGAGGCTCTGCATCTCACCCAGGCACGAGCTCTACATGCTGCAG GCCCAAATCATGTGTCCTTATTCAAACCGGATGGAGAGTTATCTGATCTCAACAACAAGCTTCTGCTCTACTACACTCCACAG GCATTTAAGAGTCAGATATGTCTGGACTTGGCACCCAATCACCTGTATGATGGCAGACTTACAGGACACCGAGTGGTGAACTGGGACATTAAG GATGTTGTAAACGTGGTTGGAGGTATTGGGGTTTTGCTGCCTCTGCTCGAGCAGGTGTGTGAGGCTGAGCAGGTTTACAACGGCAGTCAGGAAACCTCAGACTTGCTGGGACCAGAGCTCACCTCTTCCAGAGGCCCCGCTGCAATGCTGCTGCCTCTGAGCAAATCTGCAG agggCCGACTAGAGCGAAACAGTATTGCTGCCTTTCTGCTGATGGTAAAAAACTTGATTCGTCATCACCCTGTCAATCAGGAGAGTCTGTTGCAGTGCCATGGGCCAAGCATCATAGGTGCCATGCTCAGCAAA GTTCCGGGCAATATGATGGACATGAACGTTTTAATGGCATGTCAGCTGCTGCTTGAACAGGTCTTCAATGAGGGCAACAGCCCACTTCTACAGCAACTCTACCAGCATCTGCTCTTCAGTTTCCGCATCTGGACTAGGAGccattttgctgtttgtttgg caCATGTTCAGTACCTGTCATCTGTGATAAACAAAAGCAAGCAGCGCATGAGGAGGAAATATGGAGTTCAGTACATTTTGGATACCATTCGGACATATTACAG TGTGGAAAAAGATGGCAGCGCTCTATCTGATGAGAAGCAGACCATTCAGACATCACTGTTTTCCCTGCTGAAAGATTTTGTCAAGTCTCCCACACCAGAGGAGCTTCACATCATCCTCGCTTACATTCTGACCGCTGGGGAAGAGAAACAG GTGGTGAAGGCCTTGGATGTGCTGTATGAGCTGTTGAGAAGCAGCCCTCCTCGTGAGCAGGTGCAGACTGTGCTGCTGGAATGGGGCGTGGAGCAGCTGTACTGTTTGCTGCTCAGTCCAACCTTTGGGGATGAAGCCAGAGAGAGGGTATTCAGG GTTTTATACAAAATCCTTAAGAGCGAGAAAGTGTCAGAGCGCAACAAGCAGCGCATCAAGCTGAAGGATTTTGGCTATCTAGGACTGATTTGCTGTCTTGAAGATATTCCCGTAACCATGACAACTGTGCGCTGTCTGTACGAGCAGGTCCTTGCTACAG ATGCCAGTCCTAATTTTAGAGACCTCTTGGCTGTGGTTTGTCTTTCCCATCGAGCTGAACTCACCGTTCGACTGGATGTCTGTCGCAAG CTGTTTCATCTGATCTACTCTAATGAGGATTATGTAAAGCAGCTTGCCAAGCAGCCTGGCTGGCAGGATGTTCTGACCAAACTCTATGTAAAAGAGTCTTACGAATTCAATGCTGCCAGCATTGCAGACTCAAACACCCACAGTTCCTTTGAGCCAAACTACCGACCTCCGCTGCGCAGAGAACAATCTCTAGTCATTGAAGACACACGAACAAACATCTTTCTTAACTACCGCAACTCCCAGGACATcgaagatgaagaagaggaggatgaaggcgGTCAGCGGGACATCTCTGAGGGATTCTCTGATTTATCCCAGTCGCCTCCCAGCGGAGGTGGAGGCCCGTTGAAGAACTTCAGGGGCTCCCTCCATTTCAAGTCATTTGATTCAGTAGATCAGGAGAGCCACTCATCCTCTATCTCCAATGCAATTGATATTACCTCATCTCGACCTGAAGATGAGGGAAGAGGATACCAGCCGCTCTCACCCTTTGGGTCACCCTTTGATTTGGAAATAGGAGGGGTGGGGGAGTCTGGCACACATACACCTGCAGGGAGTCTGAACAACACACCATCTCCTCTAGAGCACTGCAAACCATTTTCACCACTCAGACCTAGGAAGAGCTCCAGTTTGTCCAATGTGCTGGATGACACCAGTTATGGGACAGACCCACCTACAGGAGACACAATCTCCAATACGTCTAATCCTCAG ACCCCTGAGGAGGAGCTGTGCAACCTGCTAACCAACATAGTTTTCTCTGTGCTGTGGACCGGCAGTGGAGCAGAGGGGGCAGAAGATGTGATGTGGAGGGAGAGGGGGCAGGTGTTTTCTGTCCTTACCAAACTCGGCTCCTCCTGCCAGCTGGTGCGCCCCCCTGATGAAATCAAACGCAG TCTTTTGGAGATGATGCTGGAGTCTTCCCTGTCAGACCTGAGGGATGCCCAGGGAGTGTCTCTGCCTTTCTGTCCCATTCTGGTTCGGCTCCTCAGGCTGCTGCAGGACTTCCTGTTTGCAGAGGGTACTGACAACCAAACATTGTGGAGTGAAAAG ATCTTTGAGGGGGTGGTGAACTTGCTGGACAGGTTACAGGCTTGGCATAGCACCCCTGGCAGCCCTGGAAACACTGAGCTGAAAGAGATGGCCCAGATCGGCTTGCGTATCATCACTGGGTATATCCAACAGCAGCACTCGCAG gtgtgtgtgatggcCTATTTGAAGCTTCACAGCCTTCTCCAGACTGTTCTCTGTCTGAGCTGGGAGGAGGTGTGCTTCCTGCTGGGTCAGCTTGGTGCCCCCTTGTGGCCAGAAGGTGTAACGGACGGCACCAACTGCAGCCAGTCAGAGACTTTCTCCCAGCTTGTGCCCATCGTACGCACATTACTTGATCAGCATGCTGACCCCATCACCCTCCAGAACCTCTTGCCAAACCTGCCCATCACCAATGGCAGTACCACCTTTGCCCAGGACCTGAAGGCTTATTGTTGCACACTGGAGTGGCAGGGCTTTTACCAGCAGCGG GTTCAGCCCACCATGGAACAATATGAGCTGGACACATTTGGGAGGAGCcatgacattatgtccaattTCTGGAACTCCTGCTTTGATGACCTGATGAGTACGGCATTTAGACGGGACAAAGACAGATCTGACAGCAAATCTAAGTTTCAG GAGGCGATCATAGACCCCTACCTGAAGCGAGTCCGCAGTGAGAACAACAGGTACCTCATTTGGCAGAAGCAGAACTCCAGCCAGCAGGGGGTAGTGTGGCAGCACTGGAAGGCTTTCCGCAGGCTTTTCACCAGCGAGAGAGGAGCGTGGGCCAACAG AGTTCAGTCAGAGGTGAAATGGAAGTTGTCCAATGCAGAGACATATTCAAAGATGCGTCTCAAGCTCGTACCCAATTATAACTATGATCCACACAGAGAGGCCAGTGCCCTAAGAGACAACATGG GAGCTGAAAGTCCCCGCAGCTCCGAACCAATCCCATTGGCTGTTGCTAAGGAAGCAAAAGTGAGTGACATGGAGGATGATCAGCTGGGAGAAGAAGACCTTGTCTTCTTGGATAACAA GGCGGAAGGAgaagatgagagccagaaagaaAAGCTGGTTCTGTCTGAAGACTGTGAGCTCATCACCATTGTGGCGGTTGTTCCGGGTCGTCTGGAGGTTACCACACATCACCTGTACTTCTATGATGGCAGCAGTGAGAAAGAGGAGACGGAGGAGG GAATCGGGTTTGATTTCAAGAGACCCCTCTCTCAACTGCGAGAGGTTCATTTGAGGCGCTACAACCTGCGGCGGTCAGCGTTGGAGCTGTTCTTTATTGACCAGGCTCACTACTTTATCAACTTCAGAAAGAAG GTACGAAATAAAGTATATTCGAGGATCCTCGGGCTGCGACCTCCAAATCTGTTTTACTTCGGCTCCCGCTCTCCCCAAGAACTTCTAAAAGCATCAGGCCTCACTCAG AAATGGGTGTGCAGAGAAATCTCCAACTTTGAGTATCTGATGCAGCTGAACACCATAGCTGGACGCACCTTCAATGACCTGTCGCAGTATCCGGTG TTCCCCTGGGTTCTGTGTGACTACACTTCTACTACGCTTGATCTGAATGACCCCTCAGTTTTCAGAGACTTGTCCAAACCCATTGGTGTAGTCAACCCACGGCACGCACAGAACGTCAGAGAGAA gtaTGAGAGCTTTGAAGACCCAACAGGCACCATTGACAAATTCCACTATGGCACACACTACTCTAACGCAGCAGGAGTCATGCACTACATGATCCGCATGGAGCCGTTCACCACCCTGCATATCCAGTTGCAGAGCGGCAG GTTTGATGTCGCAGACAGGCAGTTCCACTCGGTGGCAGCAGCATGGCAGGCTCGTATGGAGAGTCCAGCTGACGTCAAAGAGCTCATCCCAGAGTTCTTCTACTTTCCAGAATTCCTGCAAAACATGAACG GCTTCGACCTCGGCCATTTACAGATATCTCAGGACCCGGTGACAGACGTTGTGCTCCCTCGCTGGGCAGCATCAAGGGAAGAATTCATCAGAAAACACATGAAAGCTCTG GAATCTGAGTATGTGTCCAGTCACCTCCATGAGTGGATCGACCTGATCTTTGGTTACAAGCAAAGAGGGGAAGAGGCAGTGGACGCTCTTAATGTCTTCTACTACTGCACTTATGAGG GTGCAGTAGATCTGGATGCAATCGCAAATGAGAACGAACGTAAGGCTCTGGAAGGCATCATCAGCAACTTTGGGCAGACACCCTGTCAGCTCCTGAAG GAGCCTCATCCTCTTCGAATGACAGCTGAGAATGCATCAAGGCGGCAGGCCCGCCTGGATACATTGCCCCCAAACATCTTTGAGCATCTCACAAAACTCCGGCCATTTGTGGAG TTGGTAAGTGATGGCCTTCCTCTAGTCCAAGCAGTGGTACCAAAGAACCAGAATCGCTCCTTCATCATCCAGGGGTCTGACATTCTG GTGACCATCAGTTCAAATGGTTTGATCGGGACACACAGCTGGCTTCCATATGATAAAAGCATTGCCAACTACTTTACATTCGTTAAAGACCCAACAATAACCAATCCCAA AACTCAGCGTTTCTTAGCTGGACCTTTCTCTCCCGGCGTGGAGATCAGTGCTCAGGTGCTGGTGGTGTCCAACGATGGTCGTCTGCTTTTCAGTGGGGGACACTGGGATTGCAGTCTTCGTGTCACTCAGCTGGGGAAAGGAAAGCTGGTGGGCAGGATCTGCCGGCACATCG ACATTGTGACTTGCTTGGCTCTGGATCTCTGTGGCATCTACCTCATCTCTGGCTCAAGGGACACATCTTGTATAGTGTGGCAGGTTTTACAACAG GGTGGATTTTCCAGCGGACTGTCCCCGCGGCCAGTGCAGATTCTTTGTGGACATGACCAGGAGGTGACCTGTGTGGCCATTAGCACTGAACTGGATATGGCTGTCTCAGGGTCAAAG GATGGAACTGTGATAGTCCACACAATCCGACGAGGCCAGTTCCTGCGAACACTGAGGCCTCCCGGCGACAGCTGCAAACCCGCCCAAATCTCTGAGTTGCAGGTGGGCATGGAAGGTCACATTGTGGTGCAGACGTCTCTGGAGGAATCCTCCAATAGGAAG GGCAAGTACTCCATTCATGTTTACTCAGTAAACGGCTGTCTGCTGTCCTCTtttaccatggaggagcagatgACTGCACTCCAACTGGTTTCTGAATATGTCATACTGGGAACCGTGCAGGGTAGCATCCACATACTAGATTTATACAG CCTGGATGCTCTGATAACACCCCTGGCCTTGAGGGTCCCAGTGAGAAGTGTGTCTGTCACCAAAGAGTACAGCCACATACTCGTGGGACTACAAGACGGCAAGCTAATTGTGGTGGGGGCAGGGAAGCCAGAAGAG GTTCGCTCGGGACAGTTCTCCCGTCGCCTGTGGGGCTCCACACGCCGCATCTGTCAGGTGTCGTCCGGTGAAACTGAGTACAATCCCACTGAGAATGCAGGCAAATGA